From one Thermatribacter velox genomic stretch:
- a CDS encoding DUF362 domain-containing protein: MLTKSKVALIKCTTYQIDEVKKSLNEGIDLLGGTEKLFGPKRKILLKPNLLAGEAPEKHVTTHPAVFAAMAEILLSKGFKVGYGDSPGFGKPEAVARKAGYETPARQLGVPLEDFVNAKEISFPEGKQVKRFQIAKGITEYETIVSLAKWKTHGLTVITGAVKNQLGCVPGLRKGEFHFRFPDVETFATMLIDLNLLLHPSLYIIDAIMAMEGNGPRNGKAKALNLLAMSTDPVALDATMCRVVNVDPSIVPTCEKGEELGLGVFREENIEIVGSNLEEVKIKNFEVKKTKRSRLQSIKALRGFMLDYPSLVPTRCKQCGVCYSVCPARPKAITMKQGLPEFNLKNCLRCFCCQEMCPAGALKLKEPLSRKIARSFLFR; the protein is encoded by the coding sequence ATGTTGACAAAATCCAAAGTGGCATTGATAAAATGTACCACTTACCAAATAGACGAAGTCAAAAAAAGTCTCAACGAAGGAATCGATCTTTTGGGAGGAACTGAAAAGCTCTTTGGACCAAAAAGGAAAATACTACTTAAACCCAATCTCCTTGCTGGTGAAGCTCCTGAAAAGCACGTAACAACCCACCCTGCGGTCTTCGCTGCTATGGCGGAAATTTTGCTGTCCAAAGGGTTCAAAGTGGGTTACGGAGACTCACCCGGTTTTGGCAAACCGGAAGCAGTAGCCCGAAAGGCTGGTTATGAAACTCCAGCCAGGCAATTGGGAGTTCCTTTGGAAGATTTTGTGAATGCAAAAGAAATAAGTTTCCCCGAAGGGAAGCAAGTAAAGCGCTTTCAAATTGCAAAAGGAATAACTGAATATGAGACAATAGTAAGTCTTGCCAAATGGAAAACTCATGGGCTTACTGTAATAACAGGAGCAGTCAAAAACCAGTTAGGCTGTGTTCCTGGACTGCGCAAAGGCGAATTTCACTTTCGCTTTCCAGATGTTGAAACTTTTGCAACCATGCTTATCGACCTCAACCTCCTGCTCCATCCTTCTCTTTACATAATAGATGCAATCATGGCCATGGAAGGAAACGGCCCTCGTAACGGAAAAGCAAAGGCCCTTAACCTTCTTGCCATGAGTACTGATCCAGTTGCTCTGGATGCAACCATGTGCAGGGTGGTGAATGTGGACCCTTCAATAGTCCCAACTTGCGAGAAGGGAGAGGAACTGGGTCTTGGAGTTTTTAGAGAGGAAAATATAGAAATCGTGGGCAGCAACCTGGAAGAGGTTAAGATTAAAAACTTCGAAGTCAAAAAAACAAAGAGGTCACGGCTTCAATCCATCAAAGCTCTGAGGGGATTCATGCTGGACTATCCATCCCTGGTGCCAACTCGATGTAAACAGTGTGGAGTATGTTATTCAGTCTGTCCTGCTCGTCCCAAAGCAATCACAATGAAACAGGGACTACCGGAATTCAATCTAAAAAACTGCTTACGGTGCTTTTGTTGTCAGGAAATGTGCCCCGCAGGAGCTCTGAAGCTTAAAGAACCACTATCGAGAAAAATTGCTCGTAGCTTCCTGTTTCGCTAA
- a CDS encoding NAD-dependent epimerase/dehydratase family protein has product MSFVLVTGGNGLLGSWVTYYLAEGGKSVISFDLREKYFDYLREVGDNIVFVKGNVLEWSSILPVFLKWGNEIEGIIHTPAVMATPQYWNNPYPSTIVNVIGTLNLLEFARLYKVPKFLFVSSGAVYGETKDNPGELTHPPSPSDLYGASKAGAEFLTLQYGNHYGIDARVVRPYFFFGPGLLPSEMTPLFRNLLGSLEGLDDLYLEKGRDQRLGFTYVKDTAWGTFLAYQKPQVNHRIFNVATDEVTSFPDLARLAQKYSDQPRETRIGPGKMFPRGETLDITLAKKELGFEPRYTMEKAMAEYAEWVKRNLKKN; this is encoded by the coding sequence TATTACCTTGCTGAAGGCGGCAAAAGTGTTATTTCTTTTGATCTTCGGGAAAAGTATTTTGATTATCTTCGGGAGGTTGGAGATAATATCGTTTTTGTGAAAGGCAATGTGCTTGAGTGGTCGAGCATTTTACCCGTTTTTTTGAAGTGGGGAAACGAGATCGAGGGGATTATTCACACTCCAGCAGTTATGGCTACTCCCCAGTACTGGAATAATCCTTATCCCAGTACAATCGTTAATGTTATAGGCACGCTTAATCTGCTGGAGTTTGCTCGCCTGTATAAAGTACCCAAGTTTCTTTTTGTTAGCTCAGGAGCAGTCTATGGAGAGACCAAAGATAACCCTGGAGAGTTAACTCATCCCCCTTCTCCCTCCGATCTTTACGGCGCTAGTAAAGCAGGTGCTGAATTTTTAACTCTTCAGTATGGTAACCACTATGGCATTGATGCACGAGTAGTTAGACCTTATTTCTTCTTTGGCCCCGGGCTTTTGCCTTCAGAGATGACTCCTCTTTTTAGGAATTTGCTCGGTTCTTTGGAAGGTCTGGACGATCTTTATCTTGAAAAAGGAAGAGATCAGCGCTTAGGATTCACTTATGTAAAAGATACCGCCTGGGGCACTTTCCTGGCTTATCAGAAACCGCAGGTAAACCACCGAATTTTCAATGTTGCTACCGATGAAGTTACCAGCTTTCCCGATCTTGCTCGTTTGGCTCAAAAATACAGCGACCAGCCACGGGAAACCCGCATTGGCCCTGGAAAGATGTTTCCACGGGGAGAAACCTTAGATATAACCCTGGCAAAAAAAGAACTGGGTTTTGAGCCTCGCTATACCATGGAAAAGGCAATGGCTGAATACGCAGAGTGGGTCAAAAGGAATTTAAAAAAGAATTAG